The Cucurbita pepo subsp. pepo cultivar mu-cu-16 chromosome LG15, ASM280686v2, whole genome shotgun sequence genome contains the following window.
ATTACATAATTGTGTCTTGGAATTATAGAGTCTAGGCAGgaattttatgaatatgatCGGTTCTTGAACATATGGACTCAGTGATTAAGAAGCTCTGCCAATAGAATTTATATACATCTCTTTCTAAATTCTCCTATTGCAATTATGATTATTGGTTTTAACACATACTGTGTGATTTGTCCAGGAATTTGGTTTGATCGACAAAAGGGAGCTGGCTCCACTTCAGGAGCTGATTGAATCCATCATTGTTCCATACTGAACAAAGATCCTATTTCAAGGAacaactaattaaataatcaaTTGCTTTCTGCATGTTTGGCTGTGGTCTCTGTTTTGTTCTGTGTACatgtttttgtatttgaatGTTTTTAAGGTTGTGGATTCTCCTGCTCTTCCCATGGATCGAGCTGATTAAAGAAACCAGCTTCTTGATTCTAAGGGAATGAAGTTTAATgtctctctcctttttctcaCAGGAGATTGTTGCATTTCAGGTGGCCAAAGTTTCAATATGGGTAACTGTTTGGAGtggtaaaattttatttatgtatttatatattcaaagCTTTGAGCATAATTTCTCTTGTTCCTATTGCCACCGTCCAACATTTGCACACATTGATATGAGCATCATCACATTTACTTCTTAGTCCTTTCCAAACtgaaaatgtttgaaaaattgaCATACTCAACTATTTTGTTCTATACTTCGCTTTTAAAATGTTCATTTTAGTTCATCAAAATGTCCCCCCGATGACCATTTTGgtctcttcattttcaatttattgaatttcttGAAATGTAGCTTTTGATATGGAATCACTACGAAGGGAGTAAGATTCAAGATTCAGATTattttgttgatcaaatatctcaaggtaaGGATATTTGCTTGAGATTGAAATCATGTCAAGTtggaatgattttaaatttgcaatctaaatctaaattacatagaatttggttaaaataaaacaaaaatgttctttttactccatttttaaagtttacgTTGGATTTTATATAgttcaaaagaaattttttgacCTTTTATGAGtggtaacattcatattttatgattataattAGTCCGTAGGTAAATATAATCTTACATTATTGTAGATTATGATCCACACACAAAGTTTATAATAATGGAAGCTTCATTGGCATGAATTCTAACACATGATTTGATCAGTTCTGTTCATGTTATATGAATCCaaatgaagtttttaaaaatacataaattagataaatacGAGTTTGATTTGGAACACAAACGGCTTATTTTTAGTGTTTGCATGTTGGGTCTTAAACGTAGCGTTTCATGTATTCCTCCACACTTGTGTAGCTAACTTCTGGATAGAGACTGCAAGCTTCTTCAGCACCATCCCCTATTTCAAAGTTGGCAAGACATCCCTCAAAGCATACATGATAATAGTGAGTTAGCCCCACTTGCTCTGCATAGCCTTGACCTTTCATGTTAGCTAGAAACTCTTGATCAGAAATGGAGCTCTTTGTGAGCTCTTTTCCTATCAATTTCTCCCAAATCTCAACGACTTCTCTTTGTGATAATATGTTCTCGGGTGGCCTTATGTACACCGTTTTGTTTAGGGTTCGAGGGTCGTCAATCGTCTTCATGGTGTATGTTGCAATGTCGTCTTCATCCACGTATATTGCTGTCACCATTTaccacgaaaaaaaaaaaagtgttcaTATAAGACAAGTTATGTaataactacaaaaaaaacattcgGAGATATTAATAAATGTCTAGGTTGTTGCACCCTGACCTAAGTGGGATCGAGACATATTAGACCGATATAGATATTGGAGAGAATCTTAATAAATGTCTAGGTCCTTATCTTACACGTTGACCTGAATGGGATCGAGGCATATAGACCTATATAGACAGTAGAGAGAATCTTAATAAATGTCTAGGTCCTTGTCTTGTACCCCAACCCAAGTGGGGTCGAGACATATTAGACCTATATAGACGGTAGAGAGAATCTTAATAATGCCTAGGTCCTTGTTTTGCACCCCGATCCGAGCGGGGTCGAGACATATTAGACCTACATTGAAGGTAGAGAGAATCTTAATAATGCTAGGTCCTTGTCTTGCACCCTGACCTGAGTAGGATCAAGGCATATTAGACCTATATAGATGGTAGAAAGAATCTTAATAAATATCTATGTCCTTGTTTTGCACCCCAACCCGAGTGGCATCAAGGTATATTAAACCTATATAGACGGCAGAGAGAATTATctaatctaaatttatatttagacTTTCAAACTTTAAGGTAAGTTTCAATTAGTCTCGAATATGAAACCCTACATACACCACACCTTATAAACTAATGATGGAGATCTAGGGTACGATTGACACGTTTAGTGGGACGATTCAAAAGCTGCCACAAGACTCGCATGAATCCCACATGTAAATCAATATCTTAACACGTGTCTCCCactaaatattttgaaatcgAGTTCTCTATTACTCAAATTAAGCTAACCTCATTTAACGTTTAGAGTATATATATGCATGCATACGTAAAGGGGAGAGTATAGAACCTTTTTGATTGCCATCTCCAAGGAGAGAAACATGATGTTTGGAAGGAAGGATGAAGCCAGGTTGACATAAACCACCAAGAAAGTAACCAGCAAAACAGTTTGCAGAGATGTAAGTGAAAGGGATTTTAGCTTCTTCTATGGCTTTCCTCACCACCATTTTATCATCAAACGTCACCCTCCCCGGCTCCATCGCGTTCTTCATTCTCGCCGGGTCGGTCCCGAACTCCGACGGTAAAAATctctataaaaataatttcaaattttattttaatgaaaattcaaacaaaaaatatcgaataatttacataaaaagattattttatttacattaattatattaatgataaaataatactaaatctaaattttggtGAATAGGTTaggattttagtttttaattcaattattattattgttggttcgaatattaatttttattttcaagatcCAACACGTGAAGGATGGTGGAAAAAATAATgctaagtttaaattaaataaaataaataaataaataaataaataatacctGTTCTAGGTGCTGGACGGACTTTCCAAAGTCACCAAacataattattacaaataatgaatttttttttattatgttaatatataaaatgtaataccttcaattttggagaaaaaaaaaatacttatttaatataaggtaaactaaatatttaatcaattacccgctaaattaattaaaaaaaatatatctacaaatttctaaaataatacccataaattttcaaaagtttgatCGTGtcctatttattttaaaaatatcttaaatttttaatagtatttcaaaattatgcttcaaaaaatttcactaataccctttaattttaaaaaaaagttcaaaaatacccttactATAAATATTATGCATCTTTttatccttataaaaaaaaattaaaaaaattcttataattGTTGATCAATACCTCATAGATtacctctaaatttttttaatattgttatgAAAGTTTATGTACTACaacaataacatttttttattttttaaaaaagttcaaaaatgtttttaaagtttttaagaaaatttaaaaggcatttttcaagtttatttaaaaaatttaagagtaggAATAAAATAGAAGGTTTTTACAAAACCTTTGAAAACCCAAAATTGAACGGAATTTTCGGagttttaaaagatttaaccAATCCAAATCCGAGAAAAGTTGAATAGTCTAGATTGGTCGGAATATCTAGTCATATATACCCTCTTAGTGAATGGAATAGATCAACCTATCAATTTTGCAGATAAATATGAACTATTAACTAATATCAGATTGGCAAAGTTCAACGAGTTTGTTCGTTATTTTCATGTCTCTTAATTTCATCTATATTCGATACAAATCACCACTAAAACGAAAAGCTTAGATCAATATGAACGACGAAGAACGGTAGTGATTATCATTCCTATAAACGACGTAAAAGACTTTCGAgtaatcaaaatataatgttACCTTAACATTTGGAGCCTCCTTGATGGCATGAACAAGGTtgagttgaagaagaatatgaTGAGATCTAATATGAACACCAGAGATAGCAGAAATGACAACATCCACAAGCTTGACAGCCTCAACAAGGCTGTTATGATCATTAAAAGAAGCACAAACCAAATGGGCTCCTTCTCTCTTGAATGACAAAAGAAGCTCCACTTTCTCTATATCAACGCCCATTTCTTGCCTTTGTAACACATAGGTTTGATACCCTAACCTCAAACTTGCCCTCACCAATCTCTTCCCCAAGTACCCTGTTCCTCCAATTATCAACACTTTGTTCTTCCCCATATCTCTCTCCCAATCTCTCCCAATCTCTCTCCCAATCTCTCCCAATCTCTCTCCCAATCTCtcccaatctctctctctctctctatgaGAATGAAGGTGGTGGGAAGAGGGAAAGATATAGAGAGGATGTGGGGttgaaatgatttttgttttgaaatatttttggaGCTCTTGACAAATGAAGCTTACCTACAACATCTTTTTGCTTTTATCTTTGAAGTGAAGAGAAGACTActtgtttttcttctaatctttgctttgattctttgttgtttataaatttaggtTAGATTTCGAGCCTTAAACTTTAGTTTTGTGTTTACGATTTTGTGTTTAGTAAGTTTCTGAGCTCGAGATCTTGATTTGTTCGATGGTTAAAAGggccaccgctagtagatattgttctgtttgaactttcccttagggctttaaaatgcgtctttCAGAGTTACATAATGGAATCGGTGCTCATctagatactgtcctctttgggctttccccttCCGGATTTCCCTTTAAggtttttgggctttcccttatgaGTTTCCCCATTACGAGTTTGCTAgtgaaaagtttccacactcttataaatggtgttttgttccccAACAAATGTGAGATTGTGTCTCGAAGGAATGTTGGATTCTcacaatattttaagttttattcatAACAAGTTATTTATAGATTCTTAGACCAGATCGGGTTCTCGGTCCAACCATTCCCTTGTCTCTTAGGCTCACTAGCTAATTCCCAACAACCTTAGGTGCTAGGTGTTACAATCGCACTTTTCTTGGCAGCGGACTTTTGCGATTGTGCCGCTCTCACTCCCAATACTGAGTGAATCAAGCCAATTTGGGTTTGCAGTGCTTACGGTTGGGCAATGTACGCTCCAGCCTCTTGCTCTGTtttgagaagaaggttttagaaaatggggtagagagatttttgaaagagagtttgaaGGAAAGGTTGGAAACAACTTTATATGGCTATAAAGGCAACACAACGACTTAAAAACTTTATGGACAGAGAGAATTTGACAGTTAGTCGCATCCccctataatacattttgaggcgATTCATGTCTGACAGGCCTAGATGTGATTTCACTAAACAGTCATACAAAATTTAGGTGGGAGAAGTTGACGGCTGATCGGATCCCCCTGTAGTACATTCTGgggcatttcatgtctactAAGCGTAGACATGATTCTGCCGAAACGTCATACACTTGGAAAATACAATAAGGAAATTATACCTCATGAAAGCAGTAAAAGGAAAGCGATAAAGTTATACAAGACAAGAGTTTTAGCATGTAACGAGTATGCGGCTATGAGCAACACGACTTGAACAAACATGACTGTGACACTAGGTCGTGGACTGACTTCACAAATaatgagatatatatattttttattat
Protein-coding sequences here:
- the LOC111811889 gene encoding bifunctional pinoresinol-lariciresinol reductase 2-like; protein product: MGKNKVLIIGGTGYLGKRLVRASLRLGYQTYVLQRQEMGVDIEKVELLLSFKREGAHLVCASFNDHNSLVEAVKLVDVVISAISGVHIRSHHILLQLNLVHAIKEAPNVKRFLPSEFGTDPARMKNAMEPGRVTFDDKMVVRKAIEEAKIPFTYISANCFAGYFLGGLCQPGFILPSKHHVSLLGDGNQKAIYVDEDDIATYTMKTIDDPRTLNKTVYIRPPENILSQREVVEIWEKLIGKELTKSSISDQEFLANMKGQGYAEQVGLTHYYHVCFEGCLANFEIGDGAEEACSLYPEVSYTSVEEYMKRYV